Proteins encoded within one genomic window of Psilocybe cubensis strain MGC-MH-2018 chromosome 2, whole genome shotgun sequence:
- a CDS encoding Protein kri1 → MNLFSDDESGSDSGERKTQLTINQHYAKAFEYRKEREELERLKAKYGSDYASSSSSSNSSSSSDSDSTDSESAESEDEHGEELTPAVDAAILRTLARIRKRDPGIYDSSRSIFGEERERLAAKTPALLNEQSKSKSKPSKPLTIRQVNLASLINASRSPSPSPSADPRPHHSHSTSTDQPEPQPLTHVQEQEALRRATIAAFHSAVPGPLDGDDAEDDGDGEDDFLIPREKTLDEREREEREYRAFLEREVGVDLRELVGVGVDRAHEDEGGEEEGEEGADEGADEGEKKKKKKEKKSKKSASEGGAESSSKQKKKEKKKEKEMKKKKSKEEEDQEFLMNYILNRGWIDHSKGHVPTYKEVTEATSDKRDKKSKSKKKKKEKEKEKKSEGDGDVSSENENESENENTNENGAATDAEEEENDPGLLSDTSFDSLASLFEASYNHRFEEPGASSIPTYPRTLPTLARREESKRKEARERRKARKKEEVERRREEVRRLKALKMREVRRKLEVVGRMGGLKVKAKKEGEGEGEEGEGDFVDEALRELDLEGEWDPEKHDRQMAGLFDRADDAFVDDGAGGDGDGEGDGDEDVRYDADGKPIWDDDIDIGDIHVSDDDAVYAPPPKLSKKEQKEEKKKKKKKKKNGAEDEEGGVDVDMMDADVQRAYDPDEEWDGTEEMRKRKLDEYMEEIYALDFNDLAGGLPTRFKYVPVPKQSYALTPAEILMATDQELNEYMSVKKYAPYRLDRGKDAERARYSRRAQEKLRELKVRVGERAGAGVGVGGWGAMGGNGWGGGDAGWEGKRGAGAGGGEGEKVKKRKGKKERMKAKAAAGAGAGGDEGNDEGGEANVEQEQQQQHGELETKSKSKKDKDKTQKDKSKSTSTPAPTTSTSTSTSTGHKRKRETDNNNDDDDDAPVPGSVDAAAAPVGGGKKKRKRRHKKAEVEGAVQVEVDA, encoded by the exons ATGAACCTCTTCTCCGACGACGAAAGCGGCAGCGACAGCGGCGAGAGAAAGACGCAGCTGACTATCAACCAGCACTATGCCAAAGCGTTCGAGTATAGGAAGGAGCGCGAGGAGCTTGAGCGGT TAAAAGCCAAATACGGCTCCGACtacgcctcctcctcctcctcctctaactcctcctcctcatcggactcggactcaacAGACTCAGAAAGCGCCGAATCAGAAGACGAACACGGCGAAGAACTGACACCCGCCGTGGACGCTGCGATCCTGCGCACGCTCGCGCGGATCAGGAAGCGCGATCCGGGGATATATGATTCGAGCCGGAGTATTTTTGgag AGGAACGCGAACGACTAGCGGCCAAAACGCCCGCTCTGCTCAATGAGCAATCTAAATCCAAAAGCAAG CCCTCAAAACCACTAACAATCCGCCAAGTCAACCTCGCCTCACTCATCAACGCCTCCCGCtccccttctccttctccctccgcTGACCCCCGTCCCCACCACTCACACTCCACCTCCACAGACCAACCAGAACCACAACCGCTCACACACgtacaagaacaagaagcgCTACGGCGCGCTACGATCGCTGCATTCCACAGCGCCGTGCCCGGTCCACTTGATGGAGATGATGCTGAGgacgatggggatggggaggatGACTTTTTGATACCCCGTGAAAAGACGCTggatgagagggagagggaggagagggagtaTCGGGCGTTTTTGGAGCGGGAGGTGGGGGTTGATTTGAGGGAgcttgttggtgttggtgttgatcGCGCGCATGAGGATGAGggtggggaggaggagggggaggagggtgcGGACGAGGGTGCGGACGagggggagaagaagaagaagaagaaggagaagaagagcaaaAAGTCTGCGTCGGAGGGTGGAGCTGAGTCATCGTcgaaacagaaaaagaaggaaaagaaaaaggaaaaggaaatgaaaaagaaaaagtcaaaggaggaggaggaccagGAGTTTCTTATGAA TTACATCCTGAACCGCGGATGGATCGACCATTCAAAGGGACATGTGCCGACGTATAAAGAGGTGACGGAGGCTACGTCTGATAAACGCGACaaaaaatcgaaatcgaaaaagaagaagaaggagaaggagaaggagaagaaatcTGAAGGGGATGGGGACGTCTCTtccgaaaacgaaaacgaaagcGAAAACGAAAACACCAACGAAAACGGCGCCGCCACCGacgccgaagaagaagaaaacgaCCCCGGCCTCCTCTCCGACACCTCCTTCGACTCGCTCGCCTCCCTCTTCGAAGCGTCCTACAACCACCGCTTCGAAGAGCCCGGCGCATCCTCCATCCCCACGTACCCACGCACACTGCCCACCCTCGCACGGCGGGAGGAGTCCAAGCGCAAAGAGGCGAGAGAGCGGAGGAAGGCaaggaagaaggaggaggtggagaggaggagggaggaggtgAGGCGGTTGAAGGCGTTGAAGATgagggaggtgaggaggaagttGGAGGTTGTTGGGCGGATGGGGGGGTTGAAGGTTAAGGCGAAgaaggagggagaaggagagggagaggagggagagggagattTTGTGGATGAGGCGCTGCGCGAGCTTGATTTGGAGGGAGAGTGGGATCCGGAGAAGCATGATAGGCAGATGGCGGGCTTGTTTGATCGTGCGGATGATGCGTTTGTCGATGACGGCGCAGGCggtgatggggatggggagggggatggggatgaggaTGTGAGATACGACGCGGATGGTAAGCCTATTTGGGACGACGATATTGATATTGGGGATATACACGTCTCGGACGACGATGCTGTCTATGCGCCCCCGCCCAAGCTAAGTAAGAAGgagcagaaggaggagaaaaagaagaagaagaaaaagaaaaagaatggtgcggaggatgaggagggggGAGTGGACGTGGATATGATGGACGCGGATGTGCAGCGCGCGTATGATCCTGATGAGGAGTGGGATGGGACGGAGGAGATGAGGAAGCGCAAGCTTGATGAGTATATGGAGGAGATTTATGCGTTGGATTTTAATGATTTG GCCGGCGGCCTACCCACCCGCTTCAAATACGTACCGGTGCCTAAACAATCCTACGCACTGACACCCGCCGAAATCCTCATGGCGACCGACCAAGAGCTGAACGAGTACATGAGCGTCAAGAAATACGCGCCGTACCGGCTGGATAGGGGGAAGGACGCGGAGAGGGCGAGGTATAGTCGGAGGGCGCAGGAGAAGTTGAGGGAGTTGAAGGTGAGGGTTGGGGAGAGGGCTGGTGCGGGGGTGGGGGTTGGTGGGTGGGGTGCGATGGGTGGGAATGGGTGGGGTGGAGGGGATGCAGGGTGGGAGGGGAAGAGGGGTGCGGGTGCTGGTGGAGGGGAGGGTgagaaggtgaagaagaggaaggggaagaaggagaggatgaaggctaaggctgctgctggtgccgGTGCTGGTGGGGATGAGGGCAATGACGAGGGTGGTGAAGCCAACGTTGAGCAggaacagcaacaacagcatgGAGAGTTAGAGACGAAGAGCAAAAGCAAGAAGGACAAGGATAAGACACAGAAGGACAAGTCAAAGTCCACTTCGACACCCGCTCCCActacaagcacaagcacaagcacaagcacaggACACAAACGTAAGCGCGAAaccgacaacaacaacgacgacgacgacgacgcgccTGTGCCCGGCTCCGTCGACGCAGCAGCGGCACCGGTGGGAGgagggaagaagaagcggAAGAGGCGGCATAagaaggcggaggtggagggcgCGGTGCAGGTGGAAGTGGACGCGTGA